One genomic segment of Chitinophaga parva includes these proteins:
- a CDS encoding CsbD family protein — translation MDTLQLKGAWNETKGRLKKSFAALTDDDLLYSEGKEDVLIGKLQQKLGKTREEVIAILNTHDKNL, via the coding sequence ATGGACACGCTACAATTGAAAGGCGCCTGGAATGAAACGAAAGGCCGCCTCAAAAAATCATTCGCAGCACTTACCGATGATGACCTGCTGTACAGTGAAGGCAAAGAAGATGTATTGATTGGAAAGCTCCAGCAAAAACTGGGTAAGACCCGCGAGGAAGTCATTGCTATTCTTAACACGCACGATAAAAACTTATAG